TTCAACACCTTCATCCAGATGGTGCACGATATTTTGTGTCGGGTGAAGCGAACGTCTGAAACCGTCGCCACCGCCGCGGGCGAAATCGCGGGCGCCTCACGTGATCAGCAGGCGATGGTCGGCGACTTTAGCGCGTCGTCCGGTCAGATCGCCGCTGCGATCAAGGAGATCTCCACCACGGGAAAAGAACTGGCCATCACTTTGAAGGAGGTCAGCCAGATTGCCAGCGAGTCAGCCGTGATCGCGGACACTGGCAAAAACGGCCTCAGCAATGTCGAGTCAAACATTCAGGCTCTGCTTGAGTCGACACGTTCCATCTCGTCCAAACTCAATGTCATTGATGAACGTTCTGAGGGTATCAACCAGATCGTGACCACGATCGTGAAGGTCGCCGATCAGACGAACCTGCTTTCGGTGAACGCCGCCATCGAAGCACAGAAGGCGGGCGAATACGGAGTCGGTTTTCGCGTCGTCGCACACGAGACCCGCCGCCTGGCCGACCAAACCGCCAAGGCCACACTTGAGATCGAGCAAGACGTCGGCGAGACACAGTCGGCTGTCTCCGAGGGAGTCGCCGAAATGGATCGCTTGAAAACACGGGTCGGCGAGCTGGTTGCCGCCACTTCTGTCCTCAGCGAACAACTTGGAACCATCATCGAACAGGTGCATACGCTTACCGACCGCTTCGAGTCGGTCAACGAGGGCATGTCGCAGCAGTCACAAGGGACACTGCAGATCAACCAAACCATGACCTCGCTTACCGGAAACGCCGACCGCACGGCGAGCTCGTCCGCCGAGTTCGCGTCGGCAGCCGAACAACTGCGAGAAGCAACCGTCACGCTTCAGAATGAGATCGAGCGTTTTAAGCTGATGCCGGGGGATAGTCCTCGCCGAGGAAACACGGAAAGCTGATGATGCCGAGTGACCAATCCGTCGAATCATCGCTCGTCCCTGCCGAATTGCCGCGATGAATTTTGAGGCGTGTTTCCACATAAAGAGTTCCGATTCGTAGTGATCGCCCACGGGCCACTGCCACAACGCAGACACGGAATGTGCAAAAGCAGGACTCTTTTTCGAACCTGCCATCGAACGCGTTTCACTCACCGATCGCCGGATTCTCGGACCTGGCCTGGCAACCTAACAGTGCCCATAGACTCAGAGCCAACAGCGCCAAACCGCTTGGCTCCGGCACCAGATTACCTGCCGACTCCTGCTCGTAGCGTCCACCGGCCGAGTCGATGCCGCTTGAAAAGGCTACGATCAGATCGGCCGTGTCGAAATTGCCGTACTTGGGCTGGCCAATCGTGAGGGAAACCTTTTCGACAAGCACGCGTCGAGTGAGAAACACGGATCACCCGATTTTGCGCTATCGAATTTAATTTAGGGAGACGCGAGCCAATTTTTCCCGTAAAGTGTCAGGATGAACACGAACAACCAAATAACTCGCCGAGAATGGTTAGCCGCCACCTCGGCATCGGCGATCTACGGAAGGTTTGCCACACGATCCCGCGCAGCGGTTGTTGACAAGACAAACCCCAAGTCTGTCGCGGCAATCATCACGGTCTATCGCAAGATGTCTCACGCAGACGTGCTCATCGGCAAGATTCTCGAAGGATGGCATCAACAGGGCGGCCCAACTCCAGCATTGAAGCTGGCGTCAATGTACGTCGAACAGGTCGGCGACGACGATTTGGCACGCGGGATTTCGAAGAAGTACGACATCCCCATCTTTCCCACGATCGAAAAGGCGGTGACCGTCGGGCAAAACCACATTCCGGTTGACGGTGTGATCAGTATCGGCGAACACGGCTCCTATCCTGTCAATGACAAGCAACAGCGTCTTTATCCTCGGCGACGCTTCTTTGAAGAAATCACTGACACATTTAAAAAGCACGGCAAAGTCGTACCCGTTTTCAGCGACAAACATTTGGGCCCAGTTTGGTCAGATGCAAAATGGATGTACGACCGCGCACGCGAAATGAAGGTTCCCTTCATGGCCGGTTCGTCGTTGCCCGTCAGCTTTCGCGATCCGAACATCTCGGTGCCGATGGGCTGCGAGATCGAAGCGGCTGTGGGAATCGGTTACTCCGGATTGGACATTTACGGTAGCCACACGCTCGATTCTTATCAGTGTCTCGTCGAACGACGTCGCGGTGCAGAACGCGGAGTGCGATCGGTGCAATGCCTGCAAGGTGATGCCATTTGGAACATGATTGACCGTGGCGGCATCCCCAAGGATGTACTGGACGCGGCACTTGCCGCCGTACCCAGAAACCAACAAGTAGACATCCGTTCTGACAAGCGAGCCGCTTTATTTAAATTTGAATATCTGGATGGGCTGCCGGGCATAGTGCTAATGCTGCCAGGATCCGTCGGGGGAATCGGCGCGGCGTTGAAAATCAAAGGACAAATCTTAGCCACGCGATTTGAAGAACGCCCCGAACCTTATTTCCCACACTTTTCCTATCTACTGAAAGCGATCGAACAGATGATGCATACGGGTCGTCCGGCGTACCCTGTCGAACGCACGTTGCTAACCAGTGGTATCCTCGATCGGGCGCTCACATCGCGAGCTCAAAACCAACAAAAGCTGATGACACCGGAATTAGCCATTCCATATCAACCAGTCGATTATCCGCATGCGCCATTGCCTGCCTTGACTTCGGAGCCTCGTTAGCTTTCACCGTTTGAAACAACGGCTAGGCCTTCACTTGCCGTGAGAATAACGGAAACGGGAGCCAATATTTTTTTTGGCTTCGCGAACGCTCAAACGTTGGGCGCCCGACGAACGCGGTCTAAGAAATTTTGGTACGCATGCTGCAGATGATTACGCGTTTCTTCCTGAGCCATCGAGCTATCGCCTTGCACAAGCGCGGAGTAAAGACGAGCGTGTGATTCGTCTGTTTCCGAATATCGCTTTGTCGTCCAATGGGACTGTTTGAGGTGAGGTTTCAGTTCTTCCAACACGGCGCATAACATCGAAGCCATGACCGCGTTTCCAGAGAGTCGGGCAATCTCCAAATGAAACTCAATATCCAACTCGAGATATTCCTCTTTTTCCGCTCGTTCATTCGCTGGAATCGACGCCATCCGCTCCAGAATGTTTCGCAGCGGCAATAGATCTTCAATTTCCCGTCTGCGGGCGGCCTGAGCAATCAGAGCAAGTTCCAATGTCTCGCGCGCGTCCAATAAATAGAAAAGATTTTGATTCTCGCCCGCCAACAACTCTCGCAACCGTTCACCCAGTCGCTCGGCCGACGTGGTGGATTGAACGCCACTGGCCGGCATTTCGACAAACGCACCAGCTCGTGGCAGCACTTTCACGAGGCCGCGGCCTTGCGCGTCCAGCAACGCATCTCGAACAAGGCCCGCCTTGACTCCGAACTGATCCGCTAAGTTTCGAATCGACGGAAGACGATCACCCGGCCTCAGCCTCTGCTCCTCAATGAGTTGTCCGAGCTGGGTAACGAGTTCGGCGGAATTGTTGACGAGAGCGGCTGGCTGCAAATTAATGTTCCTCTCCATCGTGGATCAAGCGAATTTCGCGTGTCCCGATTGCGTAACCTGATTGACGCGGCGCTTGTTTTCGTTGATGATAGCGACTGATTAATCAGTGTGCAATCAGCGTTCACTCAGGAAGCATTCCATGAACCAAGACTTTCGGCTACCGAAACTCTTGGCGAGTTTCGCGACATTGTTGATCGGTGGGCAGATCGTTGCGTTCGGTGACGAAGGCGCGGACGTTGAGATTTTCGAAAAGCGGATCCGCCCCGTCTTGATTCGACACTGTTACGAATGCCATTCGGCCGCCTCGGCAGACCTGAAAGGCGGCTTGCGTCTCGACAGCCGCGAATTCATTCGTCAAGGCGGCGAATCCGGTCCGGCGATTGTTCCAGGGAACCCCCAGGAAAGTCTGCTGCTCGATGCGCTCAAACACCAGACGTTTGAGATGCCGCCGGACAAGAAACTTCCTGACCAAGTGGTCACAGATTTCACTCGGTGGATCGAACTCGGCGCACCTGACCCTCGAGATAACCCACCATCTGCGGACGAAGTTGCCGAACTTTCGTGGAAAACGATTCTCAATGAACGTCGTGAGTGGTGGAGCCTTCTCCCCGTTGACGCGATTGCTCCTCCACTGGAAAAAAGCGAGAACCCGATCGACGCCTTTGTCGCGACGAAACAGCAAGCTGCGGGAATCACGCCGGGGAAATCTGCGCCCCCACGAGTGCTGGTGCGACGACTTTCGCTGGTCTTGACCGGGCTGCCTCCCACTCCTACTGAAATCGATCAATTTGTCAAAGAATCAAAAACGGATTCGCAAGCGGCTTACCAATCATTGGTTGAACGACTCATTGACTCACCGCATTTCGGCGAACACTGGGCCCGACACTGGATGGACGTCGTGCGGTTCGCCGAAACTCATGGCTACGAGTGGAATCACGAAGTACGCGGTGCCTGGCGCTATCGCGACTACCTGATCCGATCCTTTAACAACGATCTGCCGTATGATCAGCTAGTGCGCGAACACATCGCCGGTGACCTGCTCAAAAACCCTCGTCTGAACGAGCAGTTGGGAATCAACGAATCAATCATCGGCACAGCGTTTTGGCGATTCGGAGAGTTGGGCCACGACAACTGTGTTGACTTCCCCGAAATTCGTTTCGACGCGCTCGACAACCAGATCGATACGCTGGGCAAGGCATTTCAAGCACTGACGATTTCATGTGCGAGATGTCACGACCACAAACTGGATGCCATTTCCACGAAGGATTACCACGCACTCGTCGGAATCTTGGAAAACAGCAGTCAGATTGTCCACACGCTTGATTCCCCTGAGCAGATCGCTGATACATCAGCCGAAATCCGCCAGCTCAAGGGCCAGTTACGGCAGCGACTCGCCGAGCATTGGCTCGCGACAATCGATTCCATGCCGGACATGATTGTCGCGGCTCTCAATGACGAACCCAACAAGAACGAACTCATCGTCAGCGCGGAGGGAACACCGTGGGAGAATCCGGCCTATATTCTAAAACAATTCACCAAGACGAACGATTCCCAAACGGGTACACCGTTCTTGTCAGCGAAGTGGATCTGGGACAAACCAAACGCGTTTCAAAACGAGCCGAGCTCTGCCCCAATCTATTTTCGATTTACGTTCGACCTCAAAGAGTTGCCGAAAAAGGCACAACTGTTTGCGACGGCTGACGATCAGGTGACGTCGCATGTCAACGGACAACGTCTGGGAAACAACCCGGCGTGGCAAACACCAGCTCAATATGACGTAACGAAGCAGTTAAAAAAGGGACGCAATACGATCGCGTTTGACGCAGCCAATGGTGTCGGCCCCGCAGGATTCATTGCTTCGCTCCTGCTCGACAATGAGGAACTGGGTTCGAGCAATCAATGGAAAGTGACGCGCAACCTCGAAGACAATTGGACAACCCGCGACCACGATGACAGTAAATGGACCGCAGCCAACGAGATGGGACCGTCGTCGATGGGGCCGTGGGGTCTTGTGAAAGAATCGAAAGCCGACGGAGCTCTTCGAGAGGATATCGCGGCCGGCTGGAAGAAACTTGCGGAGGAATACCAAACCGAACATCAGCGGCGCGAAAAATTGATTGCCGATAATCACATCAGCTGGGCTGACTTCCATTCCCAAAAACCATCGGGTTGGTCCACCAGCGGCCTCGGGCTGGTGGACAATCCAACTCCAGCCGGTGACTTCACGTTATCAGAAGAAGGCGACTCCATCGTCAACGCAATTCTTCCAGCGGGATTGTACACGAATATCATTTCCAATCGACTGAACGGTTCAATTCGATCGCCATGGCTGCCAACGGACAAAAAATTCATCAGCGTCCAGGTTATTGGCAACCGACGAAGCATGATCCGCACGGTGGTGGATAGTTGCGGTTTAAACGAGTTCGCCGGCGGCGGACTCACCTATCTCAAAGGGGGCCAGTTCAAATGGAAAACGTTTCCGACCAGCGCCGCACCAGGAACGCGTTCCTTCGTCGAGCTGACAACGCGTTCTGATAATCCACGATGGCCGGATCGACCGGATCGAGCGGGCTCTGCCGACCCCAATCTGGTCTACGACTACCGCTCATCTTTCGGAATCACACGAGCGGTGCTGCACGATGCGCCGGGAGCACCGGCGCCGAATCTGGCGCCCATGTTGCCAATGTTCGCGACCAGTTCGCCCAATAGTGAAGTCGATGTTGCTACGGCGTTCCAAAGCATGGCGCGCGATGCAGTTTTAGCTTGGAGAGACAATCGCACCACCGACGCCGATGTGCATTGGCTCAACTGGTTCCTCCGAACCGGGCTGTTGCCCAATACCTTAAACAGCGGAACCTTAAACATCGAACAGCAACAGCTGGGCGAGCTATTAAGTCGATACAGAGCGGTGGCATCCTCCATTGCCGAACCACGCGTTGTCGCCGGACTTGCCGATCAGGAAAGTGGTCGAGGATTTCCGGTTCTGATCGGAGGCGATCCCAAGAAGCACGGCCCGATCGTCCCTGCACGTTACCTTGAAGTCATCTCGGGAACCGCCTTTGAAACCAACGGCAGCGGCCGCCTACAGCTCGCGGAACGGATCGCTTCTCAGAACAATCCGCTGACGGCCCGTGTCATGGTCAATCGCGTGTGGCATCATCTATTTGGCAATGGAATCGTGGCGACACCCGATGATTTCGGCAGAATGGGTGAAGAGCCAACGCATCCGCAGTTGCTTGACTTCCTGGCGGATCAGTTCGTGCGGGATGACTGGTCGATCAAGCAATTGATCCGACGAATTGTACTCAGCAAGACGTTTCAGCAAACAAATAGGCCGAAACACGACGCGGGACAGGTTGATCCCGGAAATCGATTGCTGCATCACTATCCGGCGCGTCGCATGGACGCCGAAACAATCCGCGACACAATTTTAACAATCTCTGGGCGACTGAATCCAGAAGTGTTTGGGCCCGGCCTCCATCCTCATCGTGAAAAGGACGTGGACTACCGCAAACTCTTCATCGGCCCGTTGGATGGCGACGGCCGACGCAGCATCTACATTAAAGTTACCCGCATGGAGGGCCCGCAGTTTCTCGAGCTGTTCGACTTCCCCGATCGCATGGTCACACGTGGAAAGCGCGATCGAACGAATGTGCCGGCTCAGGCTCTTGCAATGCTGAACGACCCCTTTGTAATCGACCAAGCTCGTTTCTGGGCGGAGCAACTGGTCAAGGTAAAACACGAGTCAATCGAAGTACGTATTCAAGCCATGTTTCAACGCGCGATTGGGCGACCGCCGAGTAAAATCGAATTGCAACGTTTCGTCTCACTGATTCGAGCCTTGGCCGATGATCCCTCTGCGGATCAGGTGGCCTTGCTTGAGGACCAGAATGTCTGGCAAGACGCCACGCACGCAGTGTTTAACCTGAAGGAATTGATCTACATCCCATGAATACGATGCCTTCAAGCTGCCCCGGCCGCGTGCCGCGCCCGATCAACCGACGTGAAATGCTCGCCACGGCATCCACCGGTTTTGGCCTGATGTCGCTTTCCGCGCTGATGAGTGACAATTCTTACGCAGGTCTTGCGGAAGGGATACGAAGCCACTTTCAGCCAAAATGCAAACGCGTCGTGTTCCTGTTCATGCCAGGAGGCGTTTCTCACGTCGACTCGTTCGACCCCAAACCGTCTCTAAAAAAGCATCACGGTCAAAGTATCGGCAAATGGGCAAATGCCAAAAGCATGGGGGCCAATCCGGGACGCAAATGGAAAGAAAGTCCCTGGAATTTCCAGAACTTCGGCCAATCCGGCATTCCGGTCAGCGACCTGTTTCCAAATATGGCCCAATGCGTTGACGATCTTGCCATCGTCCGGTCGATGGTCGCGGAAGTCCCACTTCACGCTGGAGGTAACCTGTTCCTCCACTCCGGACGTCTGCGAGCTGGCTCGCCTAGCCTGGGTTCCTGGATTAATTACGGACTCGGCAGTGAAAGTCAGAACCTACCGGGATACGTGCTGCTTAACAGC
This DNA window, taken from Pirellulaceae bacterium, encodes the following:
- a CDS encoding PEP-CTERM sorting domain-containing protein (PEP-CTERM proteins occur, often in large numbers, in the proteomes of bacteria that also encode an exosortase, a predicted intramembrane cysteine proteinase. The presence of a PEP-CTERM domain at a protein's C-terminus predicts cleavage within the sorting domain, followed by covalent anchoring to some some component of the (usually Gram-negative) cell surface. Many PEP-CTERM proteins exhibit an unusual sequence composition that includes large numbers of potential glycosylation sites. Expression of one such protein has been shown restore the ability of a bacterium to form floc, a type of biofilm.) — translated: MFLTRRVLVEKVSLTIGQPKYGNFDTADLIVAFSSGIDSAGGRYEQESAGNLVPEPSGLALLALSLWALLGCQARSENPAIGE
- a CDS encoding methyl-accepting chemotaxis protein, whose product is MSIRSLLLTVFVTLLGLLAALIYVASMTTQTQGEMAAAERRRLDSWKLADELRQSSDDLTRMARTFVVTGNPAYERYFNDILAIRNGEKGRPEGYDGIYWDFVIAAGGQTQATGSPIALEQLMRDMAFTPEEFAKLAEAQRRSDALVRLEERAMNAMNGRFDDGSGNFTVENAPDPKLARELMHGEEYHKAKAAIMTPIREFFAMLDKRTANDVKTKSTRVRHYARIALGLTIGTAAFALVAFLTLVRLTVTPIRAMIERLKDIAEGEGDMTQRVDESRRNELGELGHWFNTFIQMVHDILCRVKRTSETVATAAGEIAGASRDQQAMVGDFSASSGQIAAAIKEISTTGKELAITLKEVSQIASESAVIADTGKNGLSNVESNIQALLESTRSISSKLNVIDERSEGINQIVTTIVKVADQTNLLSVNAAIEAQKAGEYGVGFRVVAHETRRLADQTAKATLEIEQDVGETQSAVSEGVAEMDRLKTRVGELVAATSVLSEQLGTIIEQVHTLTDRFESVNEGMSQQSQGTLQINQTMTSLTGNADRTASSSAEFASAAEQLREATVTLQNEIERFKLMPGDSPRRGNTES
- a CDS encoding FCD domain-containing protein, whose product is MERNINLQPAALVNNSAELVTQLGQLIEEQRLRPGDRLPSIRNLADQFGVKAGLVRDALLDAQGRGLVKVLPRAGAFVEMPASGVQSTTSAERLGERLRELLAGENQNLFYLLDARETLELALIAQAARRREIEDLLPLRNILERMASIPANERAEKEEYLELDIEFHLEIARLSGNAVMASMLCAVLEELKPHLKQSHWTTKRYSETDESHARLYSALVQGDSSMAQEETRNHLQHAYQNFLDRVRRAPNV
- a CDS encoding DUF1553 domain-containing protein is translated as MNQDFRLPKLLASFATLLIGGQIVAFGDEGADVEIFEKRIRPVLIRHCYECHSAASADLKGGLRLDSREFIRQGGESGPAIVPGNPQESLLLDALKHQTFEMPPDKKLPDQVVTDFTRWIELGAPDPRDNPPSADEVAELSWKTILNERREWWSLLPVDAIAPPLEKSENPIDAFVATKQQAAGITPGKSAPPRVLVRRLSLVLTGLPPTPTEIDQFVKESKTDSQAAYQSLVERLIDSPHFGEHWARHWMDVVRFAETHGYEWNHEVRGAWRYRDYLIRSFNNDLPYDQLVREHIAGDLLKNPRLNEQLGINESIIGTAFWRFGELGHDNCVDFPEIRFDALDNQIDTLGKAFQALTISCARCHDHKLDAISTKDYHALVGILENSSQIVHTLDSPEQIADTSAEIRQLKGQLRQRLAEHWLATIDSMPDMIVAALNDEPNKNELIVSAEGTPWENPAYILKQFTKTNDSQTGTPFLSAKWIWDKPNAFQNEPSSAPIYFRFTFDLKELPKKAQLFATADDQVTSHVNGQRLGNNPAWQTPAQYDVTKQLKKGRNTIAFDAANGVGPAGFIASLLLDNEELGSSNQWKVTRNLEDNWTTRDHDDSKWTAANEMGPSSMGPWGLVKESKADGALREDIAAGWKKLAEEYQTEHQRREKLIADNHISWADFHSQKPSGWSTSGLGLVDNPTPAGDFTLSEEGDSIVNAILPAGLYTNIISNRLNGSIRSPWLPTDKKFISVQVIGNRRSMIRTVVDSCGLNEFAGGGLTYLKGGQFKWKTFPTSAAPGTRSFVELTTRSDNPRWPDRPDRAGSADPNLVYDYRSSFGITRAVLHDAPGAPAPNLAPMLPMFATSSPNSEVDVATAFQSMARDAVLAWRDNRTTDADVHWLNWFLRTGLLPNTLNSGTLNIEQQQLGELLSRYRAVASSIAEPRVVAGLADQESGRGFPVLIGGDPKKHGPIVPARYLEVISGTAFETNGSGRLQLAERIASQNNPLTARVMVNRVWHHLFGNGIVATPDDFGRMGEEPTHPQLLDFLADQFVRDDWSIKQLIRRIVLSKTFQQTNRPKHDAGQVDPGNRLLHHYPARRMDAETIRDTILTISGRLNPEVFGPGLHPHREKDVDYRKLFIGPLDGDGRRSIYIKVTRMEGPQFLELFDFPDRMVTRGKRDRTNVPAQALAMLNDPFVIDQARFWAEQLVKVKHESIEVRIQAMFQRAIGRPPSKIELQRFVSLIRALADDPSADQVALLEDQNVWQDATHAVFNLKELIYIP